A single region of the Leclercia sp. AS011 genome encodes:
- a CDS encoding Ail/Lom family outer membrane beta-barrel protein gives MKKIALAVWVAATLTSGAALADNQTVSVGYAQSNVEDFKNIRGVNVQYRYEWDSPVSLVGSFTYMSGDQDEHYYLFSDSVKNHIEVKYYSLMAGPAYRLNEFVSLYALGGVARVKADGHTTWVNGGDNYTQRDGIDDKSTSFAYGAGLQFNATPELAIHVGYEGTTADLGDDYGINGWNVGVGYRF, from the coding sequence ATGAAAAAAATAGCTCTGGCGGTATGGGTTGCGGCAACTCTGACAAGCGGCGCGGCTCTGGCGGATAATCAGACCGTCTCTGTGGGTTATGCGCAGAGTAACGTTGAAGACTTTAAAAATATTCGTGGCGTGAACGTTCAGTATCGCTATGAGTGGGATTCCCCGGTCAGCCTGGTGGGTTCATTTACCTATATGAGCGGCGATCAGGACGAGCATTATTACCTCTTCTCTGACTCCGTTAAAAACCATATCGAAGTGAAATACTACTCCCTGATGGCAGGCCCGGCTTATCGCCTGAATGAGTTCGTTTCCCTGTATGCGCTGGGCGGTGTGGCCCGCGTGAAAGCTGACGGCCACACGACCTGGGTGAACGGCGGCGACAACTATACCCAGCGCGACGGCATCGATGACAAATCCACTTCCTTCGCCTACGGGGCGGGCCTGCAGTTCAACGCCACGCCTGAACTGGCGATCCACGTCGGTTACGAAGGCACCACGGCAGACCTGGGTGATGATTACGGGATCAACGGCTGGAATGTGGGCGTAGGTTATCGTTTCTGA
- a CDS encoding SMI1/KNR4 family protein: protein MSIFLEKLLPVCSGDISSGKGQKLPAAFHDYPLIEDLINLLNKRNGFYGFESALHVFPFQTDGEEIGLIDWNDNSLWIECYDDLARNALFFAEDVFGGQFCIKQKGIYSFDPETGAFEYLARDINEWCKIIMEDYDVLTGYPLANAWQKKHGPIPVGYRLVPKVPFVAGGEYEPDNLYLEKSTVAIKARANIALQIRDVPDGSNIQLRLIDKD from the coding sequence ATGTCTATATTTTTGGAAAAACTCTTACCCGTTTGCAGTGGTGATATTTCCTCAGGAAAGGGGCAAAAACTACCCGCAGCTTTTCATGATTATCCTTTGATTGAGGATTTAATTAATTTATTAAATAAACGAAACGGATTTTATGGCTTTGAGTCAGCTCTACATGTTTTCCCTTTTCAGACAGACGGGGAAGAGATCGGCCTCATCGACTGGAATGATAATAGCTTATGGATTGAGTGTTACGATGATCTTGCTCGTAACGCCCTCTTCTTCGCTGAAGATGTTTTTGGCGGTCAATTTTGTATAAAACAAAAGGGAATATACTCTTTCGATCCTGAGACTGGCGCTTTTGAGTATCTTGCGCGAGATATAAACGAATGGTGTAAAATAATCATGGAAGATTATGATGTCCTAACAGGCTATCCCCTGGCAAACGCATGGCAAAAGAAGCATGGTCCAATACCAGTGGGTTATCGTTTAGTTCCCAAAGTGCCGTTTGTTGCAGGTGGCGAGTATGAGCCAGATAATCTTTATTTAGAAAAATCGACAGTGGCCATTAAAGCAAGAGCCAATATTGCATTGCAAATAAGAGATGTACCCGATGGCAGCAACATCCAGCTAAGGTTAATTGACAAGGATTAA
- a CDS encoding immunity protein YezG family protein yields the protein MRESQDIYNDIGAVLLSIAPEDAVKIILNAKLEPESDCGEFTYDYVDNQGNQHWVTETADASARLLDLLVELRNFFVDNVQSLEKPFWQSCEVTVNVETLRINIDFNYEN from the coding sequence ATGCGTGAATCGCAGGATATTTATAATGACATTGGTGCGGTATTGCTTTCGATCGCGCCTGAGGATGCGGTCAAAATCATTCTGAACGCAAAGTTAGAACCTGAAAGCGACTGTGGTGAGTTTACTTATGACTATGTTGATAATCAGGGTAACCAACATTGGGTTACTGAAACAGCGGATGCCAGTGCAAGACTTTTAGATCTTTTGGTCGAACTGAGGAATTTTTTCGTTGATAACGTTCAATCACTCGAAAAGCCCTTCTGGCAAAGCTGTGAGGTAACGGTAAATGTTGAAACACTCAGGATTAACATTGACTTTAATTATGAGAACTAA
- a CDS encoding two-partner secretion domain-containing protein has translation MNKNLYRIVFNKARGMLMVVADIARSGRAGSSRSSGIGHTHSQLIGKVSAISFSLWLAMGAVQTAQATIVADAGAPKNQQPTVVNSANGTPQVNIQTPSAAGVSRNNYTQFDVDSKGAILNNSHKNVQTNLGGMVAGNPWLAKGEAKVILNEVSSRDPSKLNGMIEVAGKKAQVVIANPSGITCSGCGFINANRATLTTGQPQMKDGALTGFNVERGEVVVEGAGMDTSGADYTDIIARSVKVNAGLWANDLKVTTGRNKVDAAHEVIEKGSDDPATRPQLAVDVASLGGMYAGKIRMVGTETGVGVRNAGAIGAQAGSVTLSADGRIENSGTVRAGDAASLQTASELNTSGVITAANNVRVSAASLTASQQSVLAAGVKSDGKLADAGDLDISTSGQLSAHGQNLAGGNLSASGQGVDVSGSQTQAKRVLLDGGAGDLNTASAKVNASELNVRTGKMLNNNGGALSAETINLSAHDLSNQKGKIVHSGGSAFAVNLPGTLDNQQGQIGAANGVQLKADKIDNTAGQIVAVAGSTRLEAGALNNQQGLISAAAGDGEIATQQAVNNAKGRIEAAKTQRISAGSLDNQQGVIVADGATLALNGGAFDNRSGSLLSQGSLNLESGALNNQSGFLASDGDFSLNAGAIDNSDGQIGANRTLTAGFDTLSNNGGALKSVGAMTLSGSLLDNRQGTTFSGESLAFNGDTLDNTGGQLAAVQSLSLTTTQLTNQNGVLQGDGVNLTADTLDNSAGTLNSLGALNLSAESLNNQAGTLAASAGADIAATNLDNRNGGRVIGEADTALHSQNLQNSGGQIQSVGDLLLDSARGLVDNSSGLIRSGKAVTVDALTFVNQNTLGANQGLEGQSLALNTGALDNQRGSILANNTLTIENGGTLNNSAGALASGDTLDLSGNRLDLVNAGGTLKAGKSLSVDAASLDASGQLLSLGDMDLHSASGVNNTGTTIANGNLTFTTDGDLTNSGQLMAGSALDVQSANLTNLASGEINAGSTTLTATGTVRNTGLIDGITTRINADTLTNIGTGRIYGDAVGVNVDTFNNLAENGTAATLAGRERVNLGVQTLNNVDHGLIYSAGSMTIGGALDDNGAVTGRAGTINNHSSTIESAGDMAIAAGQINNINDHFSTEVVRVSQEDLTDYQHTGSTNRWSSKEDGVWVDGNSSDGLRNLNTPEDTGSNNDNFNQYDYTRTIDETRIKESDPAKILAGGNLLMTGDKLFNDKSQVIAGGTLAIDQMGSVQNDDVPGQRFTTDEGTVTHYYRIRHKGDDEQGRDRTAYTPPTTIQDIALKPGQLVSSGNVEGSNLSITPLVLQGTDVTIGQAAGVKPASQQTVSPGEPVTPPAGQQFEVTPADGAIRIIGPNTTLPDNSLFKVNPSADVPYLVETDPRFTNERQWLGSDYMQNAFTADGDNTQKRLGDGYYEQRLIREQVIGITGQRYLDGYNNDEEQYKALMDRGITFGKQYDLKIGVALTPEQMALLTGDIVWLVNTRVKMPDGSTENVLVPQVYAKVKQGDIDGSGALIAGNNVSIKLNGDLFNRGTIAGRKVLQLDADNITNQTGTLQGVDVNLNARTDINNLGGAIVGDSSVLASAGRDINLISTTTSADSVNGENSFARTTINSVSGIYVQGDDGRLALQSGRDINLTGAQVIASGENGKAQLVAGRDMTLNTVETASRDNLVWDGDNSLKQGQTQSVGSEVTGKGDVTLAAGNDLNARAAALSAGEALNVSAGNNLTLTAGENTQDLDERHKVVGGNGFLSKTTTTTRDQIARQTVQSSELNGDTVNLTAGNDLTVRGSNVAGSNAVSLLAGNNLTVETQGERNNELHQKQEKKSGLLSSGGIGFSVGTQSIKTTDTGADVTQAGSTVGSVNGDLTLRAGDRLTVSGSDLVAGQDMALSGKNVDITAVNNRSQQTHEVEQKTSGLTLALSGTVGSALNSAVEASQQAKSSGSSRLQALQGVKAALSGVQAAQAGRLDQAMGADASNTNTVGISLSYGSQSSKSTQYSEQNTAQGSTLNAGRDLSVIATGSGARGADGDLTVEGSQLKAGNDITLAANRDLYLRSAQNTQLLDGKNESKGGSVGVGIGVGSGGFGLNISASVNRGKGNESGNGTTHSETTVDAGRQVNLLTGRDATLTGAQVSGETVKADIGRNLTLTSEQDSDRYDSKQQNASAGGSFSIGSMTGSASVNVSRDKMHSNYDSVVEQTGIFAGKGGYDVTVGEHTQLNGAVIGSTATADKNRLDTGTIGFSDIENRADFEVEHQSVGMSTGGSIGSQFAGNMANGLLVGANRDGHDSSTTHAAVSDGTLIVRDQDRQVQDVNQLSRDVEHANQTLSPIFDKEKEQERLQQAQLIGEIGNQVADIARTEGSIRATNAAKEKLKNVNAQDLQEAKAAWEKANPGKTATLSDINGQIYQTAYNDALSASGFGTGGQYQQAIQAATAAVQGLAGSDLSAALAGGAAPYVAEVIGHYSGLNDAGKVAAHAVVNAALAAAQGQDALAGAAGAATGELVGMIATEMYGKSADELDETQKQTVSALATLAAGLSGGLVGDSSASTVAGAQAGKTTVENNYLSTAEARQLDKELLECKASGGDCMKVVEKYLAISNKKSKELADACTGGGVTCVTWQELIQASTNVANDPQPGQFRLDEKLKDPTAAALVNYLNGADLKFLQDNITTGDRVLSVVMDPTSWPVIIMGGRAILTNAVNNSKEQLIAVGVGVGLGAGIQYKTTGEVKLADLIGSGVIGAITAGKGYNPTVTWNAAGGYYQAQINGDDPMLAALLSKAGASAGFATGNMIKVPFDKIFNPVSKQYEWVPTGVWTITKPVPQHPLPSILGNAGDSAMSGMVSDKLKESGSKNEKQH, from the coding sequence ATGAATAAGAACCTGTACCGAATTGTCTTTAACAAAGCGCGCGGCATGCTGATGGTGGTGGCGGATATCGCCCGCTCCGGCCGCGCCGGTTCGTCCCGTTCTTCCGGCATCGGCCATACCCACAGCCAGCTTATCGGCAAGGTGAGCGCCATCAGCTTTAGTCTGTGGCTGGCGATGGGGGCCGTGCAGACGGCGCAGGCCACCATCGTGGCCGACGCCGGTGCGCCAAAAAACCAGCAGCCAACGGTGGTTAACAGCGCCAACGGTACGCCGCAGGTCAATATTCAGACCCCCTCCGCTGCCGGGGTGTCACGCAACAACTACACCCAGTTCGACGTGGACAGCAAAGGGGCGATCCTCAATAACTCGCACAAAAACGTGCAGACCAACCTCGGCGGCATGGTGGCGGGCAACCCGTGGCTGGCGAAAGGCGAAGCCAAAGTGATCCTCAACGAGGTCAGCTCCCGCGACCCGAGCAAGCTCAACGGCATGATCGAAGTGGCGGGTAAAAAAGCCCAGGTGGTGATCGCCAACCCGTCGGGCATCACCTGTAGCGGCTGCGGCTTTATCAACGCCAACCGCGCCACCCTCACCACCGGCCAGCCGCAGATGAAGGACGGCGCGCTGACCGGGTTTAACGTCGAGCGCGGCGAAGTGGTGGTCGAGGGTGCGGGGATGGACACCTCCGGCGCGGATTACACCGACATTATTGCCCGCTCGGTGAAGGTTAACGCCGGGCTGTGGGCTAACGATCTGAAGGTCACTACCGGGCGCAACAAGGTGGACGCCGCCCACGAGGTGATTGAAAAAGGCAGCGACGATCCTGCCACCCGCCCGCAGCTGGCGGTGGACGTGGCCAGCCTCGGCGGCATGTACGCCGGCAAGATCCGCATGGTCGGCACCGAGACTGGCGTCGGGGTGCGTAACGCCGGGGCCATTGGCGCTCAGGCGGGCAGCGTGACCCTCTCTGCCGACGGGCGCATCGAGAACAGCGGCACCGTACGCGCGGGCGACGCTGCCAGCCTGCAAACCGCCAGCGAGCTTAACACCAGCGGGGTGATCACTGCCGCGAACAACGTCCGGGTGAGTGCCGCAAGCCTCACCGCGAGCCAGCAGAGCGTGCTGGCCGCCGGGGTGAAAAGCGACGGCAAGCTCGCCGACGCGGGGGATCTGGACATCAGCACCAGCGGCCAGCTGAGCGCCCACGGGCAAAACCTGGCGGGCGGTAATCTCAGCGCCAGCGGCCAGGGGGTGGACGTCAGCGGCAGCCAGACTCAGGCGAAACGGGTTCTGCTTGACGGCGGAGCGGGCGATCTGAACACCGCCAGCGCGAAGGTCAACGCCAGCGAACTGAATGTCCGTACCGGTAAAATGCTCAATAACAACGGGGGAGCCCTGAGCGCGGAGACCATTAACCTCAGCGCCCACGACCTCAGCAACCAGAAAGGCAAAATCGTCCACAGCGGCGGCAGCGCTTTCGCAGTGAATCTGCCGGGCACCCTCGATAACCAGCAGGGGCAGATTGGCGCAGCCAACGGCGTGCAGCTGAAAGCTGACAAAATCGACAACACCGCCGGACAGATCGTGGCGGTGGCGGGCAGTACCCGGCTGGAAGCCGGGGCCCTGAATAACCAGCAGGGGCTGATCTCGGCCGCGGCGGGGGATGGCGAGATCGCTACCCAGCAGGCGGTAAACAACGCCAAAGGCCGTATCGAGGCGGCGAAAACCCAGCGCATCAGCGCCGGAAGCCTCGACAACCAGCAGGGGGTGATTGTCGCCGACGGCGCGACCCTCGCCCTGAACGGCGGCGCGTTTGATAACCGTTCCGGCTCCCTGCTCTCTCAGGGCTCCCTGAATCTGGAGAGCGGCGCGCTGAACAACCAGAGCGGCTTCCTGGCGAGCGACGGCGACTTTAGCCTCAACGCGGGCGCTATCGACAACAGCGACGGCCAGATTGGCGCGAACCGGACGTTGACCGCCGGGTTCGACACCCTCAGCAATAACGGCGGCGCGCTGAAATCGGTCGGGGCCATGACCCTGAGCGGCAGCCTGCTGGATAACCGCCAGGGCACCACCTTCTCCGGAGAGAGCCTCGCCTTTAACGGCGACACGCTGGACAACACCGGCGGTCAGCTGGCGGCGGTACAGAGCCTCTCCCTGACCACCACGCAGCTGACCAACCAAAACGGCGTGTTGCAGGGCGACGGCGTGAACCTCACCGCCGATACTCTCGATAACAGCGCAGGCACCTTAAACAGCCTGGGGGCCCTGAACCTCTCGGCAGAGAGCCTCAATAACCAGGCGGGCACCCTGGCCGCCAGCGCTGGGGCGGATATTGCCGCCACGAATCTTGATAACCGCAACGGTGGAAGGGTGATTGGCGAAGCCGATACCGCCCTGCACAGCCAGAACCTGCAAAACAGCGGGGGGCAGATCCAGTCGGTGGGCGATCTGCTGCTCGACAGCGCCAGAGGTCTGGTGGATAACTCCTCCGGACTGATCCGCAGCGGTAAAGCGGTAACGGTCGATGCCCTTACTTTCGTCAACCAAAACACCCTGGGTGCAAACCAGGGGCTGGAGGGCCAGAGTCTGGCCCTGAACACCGGTGCCCTGGATAACCAGCGCGGCAGCATCCTGGCGAACAACACCCTGACCATTGAGAACGGCGGCACGCTGAACAACAGCGCCGGGGCGCTGGCCTCGGGCGACACCCTGGATCTCAGCGGCAACAGGCTGGATCTGGTCAACGCGGGCGGCACCCTCAAGGCGGGTAAAAGCCTGAGCGTGGACGCGGCGTCCCTTGATGCCAGCGGCCAGTTATTGTCGCTGGGGGATATGGATCTCCACAGCGCCAGCGGCGTGAACAATACCGGCACCACCATCGCCAACGGCAACCTCACCTTCACCACCGACGGGGACCTGACCAACAGCGGCCAGCTGATGGCGGGCAGCGCCCTCGACGTGCAGAGCGCCAACCTGACTAACCTTGCCAGCGGCGAAATCAACGCCGGTAGCACCACCCTGACCGCCACCGGCACGGTGCGCAATACCGGCCTGATCGACGGGATCACCACCCGAATCAACGCGGATACCCTGACCAACATCGGCACCGGGCGCATCTACGGCGACGCGGTGGGGGTCAATGTGGATACCTTCAACAACCTTGCGGAAAACGGCACCGCGGCGACGCTGGCCGGACGCGAGCGCGTGAACCTTGGCGTGCAGACCCTCAACAACGTCGACCACGGCCTGATCTACAGCGCAGGCAGCATGACCATCGGCGGCGCGCTGGACGACAACGGCGCCGTCACTGGCCGCGCGGGCACCATTAACAACCACAGCTCGACCATTGAATCCGCCGGGGATATGGCGATTGCCGCCGGGCAGATCAACAATATCAACGACCACTTCTCCACCGAAGTGGTGCGGGTGTCGCAGGAAGATCTTACCGACTATCAGCACACGGGCTCCACCAACCGCTGGAGTTCGAAAGAGGATGGCGTCTGGGTGGACGGCAACTCCTCTGACGGGCTGCGTAACCTGAATACGCCAGAAGACACCGGCTCCAATAACGACAACTTTAATCAGTACGACTACACCCGCACGATTGACGAAACCCGCATCAAAGAGAGCGACCCGGCGAAGATCCTCGCGGGCGGCAACCTGCTGATGACCGGCGACAAACTGTTTAACGACAAGAGTCAGGTGATCGCGGGCGGCACGCTGGCAATCGACCAGATGGGCAGCGTGCAGAACGATGACGTGCCCGGCCAGCGCTTCACCACCGATGAGGGGACCGTCACCCACTACTACCGCATTCGCCACAAAGGCGACGACGAACAGGGGCGCGATCGCACGGCGTACACCCCGCCAACCACCATTCAGGATATCGCCCTGAAACCGGGCCAGCTGGTGAGCAGCGGCAACGTCGAAGGCAGCAACCTCAGCATCACTCCGCTGGTGCTTCAGGGAACGGACGTAACCATTGGTCAGGCCGCGGGGGTGAAACCTGCGTCACAGCAGACCGTCTCCCCGGGCGAGCCGGTGACCCCGCCTGCCGGGCAGCAGTTTGAAGTGACCCCGGCCGACGGCGCGATCCGCATTATCGGCCCTAACACCACCCTGCCGGACAATAGCCTGTTCAAGGTGAACCCGTCGGCGGACGTGCCGTATCTGGTGGAGACCGATCCGCGCTTTACCAACGAGCGCCAGTGGCTCGGCAGCGACTACATGCAGAACGCCTTCACCGCCGATGGCGACAACACCCAGAAACGGCTGGGGGATGGCTACTACGAGCAGCGTCTGATCCGCGAGCAGGTGATTGGCATCACCGGCCAGCGCTATCTGGACGGCTACAACAACGACGAAGAGCAGTACAAAGCCCTGATGGATCGCGGCATCACCTTCGGCAAGCAGTACGACCTGAAGATCGGCGTGGCGCTGACGCCGGAGCAGATGGCGCTGCTGACCGGGGATATCGTCTGGCTGGTCAACACCCGGGTGAAGATGCCGGACGGCTCCACCGAGAACGTGCTGGTGCCGCAGGTCTACGCCAAAGTGAAACAGGGGGATATCGACGGCTCCGGGGCGCTGATTGCCGGGAACAACGTCTCCATCAAGCTCAACGGCGACCTGTTTAACCGCGGGACGATTGCCGGGCGTAAAGTGCTGCAGCTGGATGCGGACAACATCACCAACCAGACCGGTACCCTTCAGGGGGTGGACGTCAACCTGAACGCCCGCACCGATATTAACAACCTCGGCGGTGCCATCGTGGGCGACAGCAGCGTGCTGGCCAGCGCCGGACGCGATATCAATCTCATCAGCACCACCACCAGCGCCGACAGCGTCAACGGCGAGAACAGCTTCGCCCGCACCACCATCAACAGCGTCTCCGGCATTTACGTGCAGGGCGACGACGGCAGGCTGGCGCTACAGTCCGGACGGGATATCAACCTGACCGGAGCGCAGGTGATCGCCAGCGGCGAAAACGGCAAAGCGCAGCTGGTGGCCGGACGGGATATGACCCTGAACACCGTAGAAACCGCCAGCCGCGATAACCTGGTGTGGGATGGCGATAACAGCCTGAAGCAGGGACAGACCCAGAGCGTTGGCAGCGAAGTGACCGGCAAAGGCGACGTCACCCTGGCCGCCGGGAACGATCTCAACGCCCGCGCCGCCGCCCTCTCCGCTGGCGAGGCGCTTAACGTCAGCGCCGGGAATAACCTGACCCTGACGGCAGGTGAAAACACCCAGGATCTCGACGAACGGCATAAAGTGGTGGGCGGTAACGGCTTCCTGTCGAAAACCACCACCACCACCCGCGACCAGATTGCCCGTCAGACGGTGCAGAGCAGCGAGCTGAACGGCGACACCGTTAACCTCACCGCCGGAAACGATCTTACCGTGCGCGGCAGCAACGTGGCGGGCAGCAATGCTGTTTCTCTGCTGGCAGGCAACAACCTGACCGTGGAGACCCAGGGCGAGCGCAACAACGAGCTGCACCAGAAGCAGGAGAAAAAATCGGGGCTGTTAAGCTCGGGCGGGATCGGCTTTAGCGTCGGCACCCAGAGCATCAAAACTACCGACACCGGCGCGGACGTCACCCAGGCGGGCAGCACGGTGGGCAGCGTCAACGGCGACTTGACCCTGCGTGCGGGGGATCGCCTGACGGTGAGCGGCTCGGATCTGGTGGCCGGTCAGGATATGGCCCTCAGCGGTAAAAACGTCGACATCACGGCGGTGAACAACCGCAGCCAGCAGACCCACGAGGTGGAGCAGAAAACCTCCGGGCTGACCCTGGCGCTCTCCGGCACCGTCGGCAGCGCGCTGAACAGCGCCGTCGAGGCCTCCCAGCAGGCGAAATCCTCCGGCAGCAGCCGTTTGCAGGCATTGCAGGGCGTGAAGGCCGCGCTCTCCGGGGTACAGGCCGCACAGGCCGGGCGGTTGGATCAGGCCATGGGTGCGGATGCCTCTAATACCAACACCGTAGGCATTAGCCTCTCTTACGGCAGCCAGTCGTCGAAATCGACCCAGTACAGCGAGCAGAACACCGCCCAGGGCAGCACCCTCAACGCCGGGCGGGATCTCAGCGTGATCGCCACCGGCAGCGGCGCGCGCGGCGCTGACGGGGATCTGACCGTGGAAGGCAGCCAGCTGAAGGCGGGCAACGATATCACGCTTGCCGCCAACCGCGATCTCTACCTGCGCTCGGCGCAAAACACCCAGCTGCTGGACGGCAAAAACGAGAGCAAGGGCGGCAGCGTCGGGGTGGGCATCGGCGTGGGCTCTGGCGGCTTTGGCCTCAACATCTCCGCCAGCGTCAACCGGGGCAAAGGCAACGAGAGCGGCAACGGCACCACCCACAGCGAGACCACCGTGGACGCGGGCCGCCAGGTGAATCTCCTGACCGGACGTGACGCCACCCTGACCGGGGCCCAGGTGAGCGGCGAGACCGTGAAAGCGGACATTGGCCGCAACCTGACGCTCACCTCCGAGCAGGACAGCGATCGCTACGACTCGAAACAGCAGAACGCCAGCGCGGGCGGGAGCTTCAGCATCGGCTCCATGACCGGCTCGGCCAGCGTCAACGTCAGCCGCGACAAGATGCACAGCAACTACGACTCGGTGGTGGAACAGACCGGGATCTTCGCCGGCAAAGGCGGCTACGACGTGACCGTGGGCGAGCATACTCAGCTCAACGGGGCGGTGATTGGCTCGACGGCTACCGCCGATAAAAACCGTCTTGATACCGGCACCATCGGCTTCAGCGATATTGAAAACCGTGCCGATTTCGAAGTGGAACACCAGAGCGTGGGCATGAGCACCGGGGGCAGCATCGGCAGCCAGTTCGCTGGCAACATGGCTAACGGCCTGCTGGTGGGCGCGAACCGCGACGGGCACGACAGCAGCACCACCCACGCCGCGGTATCGGACGGTACGCTGATCGTCCGCGATCAGGATCGTCAGGTTCAGGATGTCAACCAGCTCAGCCGCGACGTGGAGCACGCCAACCAGACGCTCTCCCCTATCTTCGACAAAGAGAAAGAGCAGGAGCGACTCCAGCAGGCGCAGCTGATCGGCGAGATTGGCAATCAGGTGGCCGATATTGCCCGCACCGAGGGCAGCATCCGCGCCACCAACGCGGCGAAAGAGAAGCTGAAAAACGTCAACGCGCAGGATCTGCAGGAGGCGAAAGCCGCGTGGGAAAAAGCCAACCCGGGCAAAACCGCGACCCTTAGCGACATCAACGGCCAGATCTACCAGACGGCTTACAACGACGCGCTCAGCGCCTCCGGCTTTGGTACCGGCGGGCAGTATCAGCAGGCGATTCAGGCGGCGACGGCGGCGGTTCAGGGGCTGGCCGGGAGCGATCTCAGCGCCGCTCTCGCCGGGGGGGCCGCGCCGTACGTGGCGGAGGTGATTGGTCACTACAGCGGCCTGAACGACGCGGGCAAGGTTGCCGCCCACGCGGTGGTCAACGCCGCGCTGGCCGCCGCCCAGGGGCAGGACGCGCTGGCGGGTGCCGCCGGTGCCGCCACAGGCGAACTGGTAGGGATGATCGCCACCGAGATGTACGGCAAATCTGCCGATGAGCTGGACGAAACGCAGAAGCAGACGGTTTCTGCCCTGGCGACGCTGGCGGCAGGGCTTTCCGGCGGGCTGGTGGGCGACAGCTCAGCTTCCACTGTTGCCGGGGCGCAGGCGGGTAAGACGACGGTTGAGAATAACTATCTGAGTACGGCAGAAGCACGTCAGCTGGATAAAGAGTTACTGGAGTGTAAAGCTTCCGGCGGTGACTGCATGAAAGTGGTTGAGAAGTATCTGGCAATCAGTAATAAGAAAAGCAAAGAGCTTGCGGATGCCTGTACCGGCGGAGGGGTGACCTGCGTTACCTGGCAGGAGCTGATCCAGGCCTCGACCAACGTGGCCAACGATCCTCAGCCGGGGCAGTTCCGCCTGGATGAAAAACTCAAAGATCCGACGGCAGCGGCACTGGTGAATTACCTGAACGGCGCGGACCTGAAATTCCTTCAGGACAATATCACAACAGGCGATCGTGTACTGTCTGTGGTGATGGATCCTACCTCCTGGCCGGTGATCATCATGGGCGGACGAGCGATTCTGACCAATGCCGTAAACAACAGCAAAGAGCAGCTTATCGCTGTGGGTGTGGGTGTCGGTTTAGGGGCGGGTATTCAGTACAAGACGACGGGTGAAGTCAAACTTGCCGATCTTATTGGATCCGGGGTTATCGGGGCGATCACCGCGGGTAAAGGTTATAACCCAACCGTGACATGGAACGCAGCAGGTGGTTACTATCAAGCTCAAATCAATGGTGACGATCCTATGCTCGCAGCGTTACTGAGTAAGGCGGGTGCTTCTGCAGGTTTCGCTACAGGGAACATGATCAAAGTGCCGTTTGATAAAATATTCAACCCGGTATCAAAACAGTATGAGTGGGTTCCAACAGGCGTCTGGACAATAACCAAACCTGTACCACAACACCCTTTACCTTCAATACTGGGTAACGCAGGGGACTCTGCGATGTCGGGTATGGTTTCAGATAAGCTGAAAGAGAGCGGTAGTAAGAATGAAAAACAGCACTAA
- a CDS encoding toxin-activating lysine-acyltransferase — protein sequence MRVGHLDIKAPLILGGQESEAEVLGATVWLWMHSPMHRDAPLHALPTLLLPIIKRQQYVLVSENDRPVFFLSWASMNEEAEARYLTRPAIEMQEADWDSGERIWFCDWIAPFGHTPAMYNLMRRDIFPDHVCRALYHRGAERGKRVMLFHGSRVSRQHAREWQQNHPLTVSLPEAFKGTNHE from the coding sequence ATGCGCGTCGGACATCTGGATATCAAAGCGCCGCTGATCCTCGGCGGCCAGGAGAGCGAGGCCGAAGTGCTGGGAGCGACCGTCTGGCTGTGGATGCACTCCCCGATGCACCGGGATGCCCCCCTGCACGCCCTCCCCACCCTGCTGCTGCCGATCATCAAGCGCCAGCAGTACGTGCTGGTGAGCGAAAACGACCGCCCAGTCTTTTTCCTCAGCTGGGCGAGCATGAACGAGGAGGCGGAAGCCCGCTACCTCACCCGCCCCGCCATCGAGATGCAAGAGGCGGACTGGGATAGCGGGGAGCGGATCTGGTTCTGCGACTGGATCGCCCCCTTCGGCCATACCCCCGCGATGTATAACCTGATGCGCCGCGATATCTTCCCCGACCACGTCTGCCGCGCGCTGTATCACCGCGGCGCGGAACGTGGCAAGCGCGTGATGCTGTTCCACGGCAGCCGCGTCAGCCGTCAACACGCCAGAGAGTGGCAACAGAATCACCCGCTCACCGTGAGCCTGCCGGAAGCGTTTAAAGGAACGAACCATGAATAA